The following is a genomic window from Candidatus Zixiibacteriota bacterium.
CCCTCCAGACGCAGGTACGGCCCCAGCCACGGGAGCGCCTGCTGCCCCAGACCGGATACCGCATAGAGCGGCCGCCGCCCGGTATTGCCCTGGATAATCCGCAGCACCGCCTGGTCCTGAGCCAGCAGCAGGTGCGGCCCGGCCGTGGGACGGACGAGCAGACGCACGGTATCCGGCACGGACGCTGACTCGGGAAGCTCGTAGTCGGCCGCTGTACCGCCGGCCGGCGCCGCCACTGTCGAGTCGCGCCACACCACCGGGGCGTAAGCGGCCAACTCCGCGGCGGAGAACTCCAGCGGGAGCCGGGGGTCCCACCTCCTCACCTGCTCGACATACCAGGGGGTGTTGAGAAGCGGGACGTTCAGCACCGTGACATCCGGCCGCACCCCCTCTACCCGCTGCAGGTACCAGAGGGGAAAGGTATCGTTGTCCCCCTGGGTGAGCAGGATAGCATCGGGTGGCAGCGGCGCCAGCAGGTTGGAGGCGTACTCCCAGGCGAACTGGTCGGCGGACGCATCGAGCTGCCCGTAGTTGCGCCAGAGGCCGTTACCGGCCGCCAGAAGGATACAGGCTGCGGTGAGTGCCGCGACCAGTCGGCCGGGCAGCCCTTCCAGGCGAAGCGCCGCGCGCACCAGCGCCGCCGCTCCCGCCACCGCCAGCCCGCCGAAAATCACCAGCGAGGGCAGATAGTGGCGATGGAGCGACCGGAAATAACCGGCGGGAATGTTGAAATAGACGATCGCCCCCAGCGACGCCGCGGCAAACAACAGCGTCAGGCCGAGACCCAGACGGAACGACCGCCGCAGAATCACCGCCAGACCGTACACGCCGAGACCCAGCGGGACAAAACCGACGACGCCCAGCGGACCGTCGGCAGAGGCGAATGTCCGCGTGAACGCGGTCACCCAGTCGCTCACCTGGACACTCCAGAAATCCGCGTTGCGCGGGTACAGATTCACCAGGAACCCGCCGCCGCGCATCTCCAGCGAGACGTAGCTCCACCACCGGTCAAGCGACTGCGGATCGCCGAGATTCAGGAACGGATGGGCCCGGGCCATCGGGATCAGCACCAGATGAAATGCCAGCCCGGCTGCCAGACCGCCGATCCCGGCGAGCCAGGTCCCAGCCGAGAGCAGTCCGCGCGGGTGTCGGAGGAGCACCCAGAAGGGCAGCGCGGGGAGCAGCAGGGCGTTGGTCCGGTGCACCGACAGATCCAGCCCCAAAAGCAGGGTGGCGACCGCCAGCCAGCCGTACCCGCCCGTTTTCGGCGCCGCCTCCCACCAGCGCACCAGGGCGGCGACTATCAACACGGTAAAGAGCGGCGTAACAACGTACTCGGAGTAGTGGAGGGCGTAGGTCCAGAGCGTTTCGCCGAATGCGAGCGCCAGCCCCGTCGCCCCGGCCGCCGTCATCACCGCCAACGCCGCGAAAGCTCCCCCGCGCGCCGACGCGGTGGCGTGCGAGATCCACTCCAAGCGGCAGCCCAGCAGAATCGCGCCGGCGACCACGCCGGCGGCCAGCAAACCCGCGAACAGGTTGAGGGCGAACACGCCCATCTCCCCCGGCACAACGTGCAGCACTACCCAGCCGGCGAGGGTCGGAATAACCCCCCCCGGCGGCGCCATGACGCCCAGCTCGTGGGCGGCGAGGGCAAGCTCTGCGCTGCTCCACCAGGCGATTGTCGGATAGGCGGTCGACCCGTACACCGCCATCGCCGCGGCGAACGCTCCCAACGCGGCCGCCCAGCATAACCGGGACGGCGGCGGTCGGCGAGCCCCCAGGATGATCTGATGGTGATCGGTTCGGCTGTGGTCGGGCATACGAAAATCTCCTCCCAACAGTTCGTGGGTCGGGCACAACATCGACTCTGGGCAGAATCATGTTCGGGTGGGTCGCCAACCGAACACAAGCTTTAACCGGAGGAAAACAAACACCCCCCGGCGCTTGCCGGGGGGTTGATGCGAAATTTAACATGTGTGGAAGTCACCCGCTATCGGTGCCGCAACAGGCGGCGGGGTCGGGATCCTTTCCCGTTTTCGCCCCTATAGCCGGTCTTCCATATACATATACCCATCAAAACCCGGTTTTGTCAAGGAAAAATGGACCTTCCAGGGAAATTTCTGACTGTTGCGGCCGGTCGCCGACGGCGCCACCGGCGCTTTTCTCGCACTTCCCCGCCGGATCTTGTGGGTCGCCCCACCCGGACCGCCCGTTGCGCGGCAATCGGTTCAGTGACGCATGATGCGGACGTCGGTGAGAATCGCCCAGACAAACGACGGTCCGCCGCTCACGGCCGCGATTTTCCCCGTTGAGGCCTCTGCGATGTCGAGGAAATACTGGCGGATTTCCGCCCGGCTCACGGAAAAATCGGTCAGCGTAGGCCGAACCCGGTCCCCCTCCTCGATGACGTATCGAAATGTCCGTCCCGCGCGCGTTTGAAACTGCTCACCGGCGTGTTCAACGATCCGCTTCCAGATCTCGTCAAACTGGTCGTTCACAACCGCTCCCCGAATTGATTATGTCATTGTTTCAATTTGCGTTGGCCCCGCCGTCGCCCGACTTCGCCGACTGAGACAACTCCGACCATGCGCAAGACGCTCTGTCTGAGCCGTATCTAGGGAGTTCGTATCCCACATGCAATCTTTTTTTCATACGAGTCACCACGTGACGCACGCCCGCCAATTTTCTTCAGCAGAGCTTGACAACCGAGAATCCGGAGTTGGCATTGAACCCGAGAAGAACAAGAGAACCCGCAGGGCGGACCTCCGTGGAAAAGTGCGATTTGTTGACCTACCTGCAGACGCATGTGCTCAAGTTCGGCTCTCCTCCGACTGACCGCGTGCCGGCGCCCCCGCCCGGTACCCGCTCCTCGAGCGACACGCAGCCGGAGCCGCCGACACCCGCCTGATTTTCGATCTTGGCCGCACCAGATGAGCGCCGCGCGTCGAGCTTGGCCGCGCCTGGCCGGCGGTTGCGCGGCGCCTCGCGCGCGCGAAAGGGCTTGACAACTCCGCCCCGCATGGTAGCTTAAAGGTAGACAACTTTCTGCCACATGCTATCAGATCGGAGGTGTGATGCCTCGATATCTCCCGGTGATCGCGTCGGCGTGCTGCTTCCTGTTGATGTTACCGGCTCAGTCCAGCGGGCAGGAGGACTGCTCTGCGGATTTTGACGTCGACGGCGACGGTCAGCCGCTCTCGATCAACGATTTCGTGACCGCCGTGCGCGCTTTGGCCGGCGATACCACGGTGGCGGTTGCGTGGTCTCATTTGGATCTCAACGGCGACTGCCGGATCGATGGGGCCGATCTCGAGTTGGCGGCGTGCTATTTCGAATCCGGTCTCGCCTGCTTCCCGGACGGTTTCCCCGTGCCGACATGTTGCCAGCCCGACACGGTGCGCGGCGCCTGCTGCCTGCCGCCCGATTCGTGTTCGGTCCGCCACCCGGCTAACTGCGCCCAGCTCGGAGGGATCTACATGGGTGACTGGTCCGCCTGCGCCGCCTACCTGTGCGACTGCTGCGAGGGAGTGCGCGATGATATCAACGGCGACGGAGCGTTCAAGGTCGCGGACGCCACCTTCTTCATCGCCTTCCTCTTCCGCGGCGGGCTCGAACCGCCCTGTTTCGAGGAGGCAGATCTCAACGCCGACGGGAAGCTCGACATCAACGATCTGGTCGGCTCCCTCATCCCGGCCCTCTTCCACCCCGGAACCTGGATGTGGCTGCCTTGTCCCGGCGCGGACCTCCCGGCGGATATCACTTTCGAGGTCCGTTGGTACGACACGCCGACGGGCGGCCTGTCGAGGATGGACACGCTCTACCTTACGCTGCTCGGGCCCGGGGCGCTGCACGGAACATTCGAACCGGGTGTCCCCGAGGATTCGGTCGCCGGAACCTGGTACGCGGACGGCTCGCTGTACCTGGCCAATGCGATTGGATTGGCCGATGCCGGTTTCGTGACAAGGCAGTATCGGAGCGGGGACACCTGGGCGGGAATCTGGGAGTTCACGACGATTGCCGGGCCGCGCCGGCTGCCGGGCACCATGCGTCCCCTGCCGTCGATCTAACGCATCGCAGGGGCGGTCGCCGAGTCGTCCGCGCCTTTCGTCCGCCCGGCGCCGACGTCATCCCGCCCGACGGGTGTCGGCGGTACCGCTGCGCCATCCCCGATACGCCCGCAGGACGTCGAGCACCAGGTCGATGTCCTCGACCGTAAGGTCGGCCGCCACTTGGAAGCGAATCAGCTCCTCCCCTCGCGGCACCACCGGGTAGTTGAGCCCGGTCGCGAGGATGTTGTGCTCGTACAGGTAGCGGACCAGCTCCCGCGTCCGCTCGGTGTCCCGCACGATCAGCGGCACGACCGGGTGGGGGCTCGAAATCGTCTCAAACCCCAGGTCGACCAGCCCCTGCTCGAACCGCTGCGTGAGGAAATGCAGGTGTGCGATGAGCCGCCGCCCTTCGGCGCTGTCGACCACCGCCAGCGCCTGCAGTGCCGCCGCCGCCTCGGGCGGGGTGATCGGATTGGTGAATATGTAGAGGGGATTTTTCTCGCGCAGGTAGGCGACCACGCTCGCCTCGGAGGCGATGTACCCGCCATTGACGCCGAAAGCCTTGCCCAGCGTGGCGATCAGAATGTCGCCGCGCCCGCGGGTCAGCTCCTCCGCGCCGCGCCCGGCGGCCCCGAGCGTCCCGACGCCATGGGAATCGTCGACCAGCAGCACGGCCCCGCGCGGGAACTTCTCATCGTAGCGCTCGACAATCCGCTGGAGGACGTCGAGCGGTGCGATGTCGCCGCGCATCGAGAATACGCCGTCGGTCACCACCAGCGCGCAGTCCGCGCTCCCGACCGAGGCGGCGAGGTGGCGCTCCAGGTCCGCCGGATCGAGGTGCCGGTAAATCTTCCGCTCTTTCGGGCGGGCCAGCTTCATGGCGTTGATGATGCAGTTGTGGTTGAGCTCATCGGAGATGATGACCGTCTCCGGGGTCGTCAGCGCCGCGAGCACGCCCAGGACCGCCGTGTAGGCGGCCGAGGTGATCATGCAGGCCTCGCGCCCGTGGAACCGCGCGAGCGCCTCTTCGAGCTCCACGTGGGGCTGGAAGGTGCCGGCGATGAAGCGCACCGCACCCGGACCGACCCCCATCGAGTGCACCGTCTCCTCCTCCGCCTGGATGGGGCGGGGATGGGTTGACAGCCCGAGATAATTGTTGGCGTTCATGCGCAGGAAGGGGCGGTCGCCGTGGCCCTCCAGAAACACGCGCGTGCCCACCCTCCCGCCGGGCCGATGCACCCGCACAATCACGTGTTCATGGGCTTTGGAGAGCCCCTGCCCCTCAAGCGCGGCCAGTTCGGCTTCCAGCGCGGTACGAAACTTCGTCAGCGGCATCTTTCGTTCCCGGTTATCCCTTCTAAATCGCAGACGGCCGGCGGTTCCGGTCGTCGGCGCGGCAATGTATGGTGTAACGGGGACGGCGGCAAGCGGTTCCCGCGCCGCCGCCCGACAAAAAAACTCAAGGCAGGAACCCCTTACGGGTTCCTGCCTTGGACACTCAGACGGCGGCCGGCAGAGCGGCGGCCGCGGGACGCCCGGACCTCACTGGCCGAACATCTCGATGATCTCCTGCTTGGTCTTGCCCAGGATGTTGTACTTCTTCCCCACCTTGGTGAACGCGTCGAGCGCCTTGTCGAGGTGGTGCCGTTCGTGGGCGGCCGAAATCTGGGTGCGGATGCGGGCCTGCCCCTGCGGCACGACCGGGAAGAAGAATCCGATCGCGTAGATGCCTTCCTGGAAGAGGTCGCGGGAGAAATCCTGCGACAGCTTGGCGTTGAACAGCATCACCGGCACGATCGGCGTATCTCCCTCTTTGAGCACGAACCCGGCTTCGCTCAGCCCCTTGCGCCAGTAAGCGGTGTTGGCCTCGAGCTTGTCGCGGCGTTCGGTCGACGCCGACAGGATTTCGAGAACCTTGAGCACACCGGCCACCACGACCGGGGCGATCGTATTGGAAAACAGGTAGGGCCGGGCGCGCTGCCGGCACATCTCGACCAGCTCCCGCCGGCCGGAGACGCAGCCGCCGGAGGCGCCGCCGAGCGCCTTGCCGAAGGTCGTGGTGATGATGTCGATCCGGCCGAAGACGCCGCACTTCTCGTGCGTGCCCCGCCCGGTCTTGCCGATAAAACCGGTCGAGTGCGAATCATCCACAAACACCATCGCGTCGTACTTCTCCGCCAGCGCCACCATCTCGTCCAGCTTGGCCGTGTCGCCGTCCATGGAAAACACGCCGTCGGTGATGATCACCTTGCACCGCTTGTCGGCGTGCAGCTGCAGCTTCTCCTCGAGGTGCTCCATGTTGGAGTGCTTGAAGGTATCCTGCACGGCGCTGCAGAGGCGGATGCCGTCGATGATCGAGGCGTGCACGAGGCGGTCGGAAATCATCACATCGTCCTTGCCGAGAATCGCCTCGAACACCCCGGCGTTGGCGTCCATGCAGGAGGGAAACAGGATGGTCGCCTCGGTGCCGAGGAAGGCGGAGAGGCGGTCTTCGAGTTCGCGGTGAATGTCCTGGGTGCCGCAAATGAAACGGACCGAGGACATGCCGTAGCCGCGCGTGTCGAGCCCTTCGTGCGCGGCCTGGACCACCGAGGGGTGGCTCGAGAGGCCGAGGTAGTTGTTGGCGCACATGTTGATGACTTTTTTCAACGGCGCCCCGCTGGGGAATTCCACCTCGATATCGGGCGACTGCATCGAATGGATGAACCGTTCCTGTTTGAACAGGCCGGCCTCCTGCAGTTCCCGGATCTGCTGCTGGTAGGTCGCGCGCACGCGATCGCTGAAACCCATGAGTCTTCTCCTTGCCGGCCGGTCGCCCCCGTCCCGCCCCGGTGGCGGGTCCGGCGGGCGGCCACCGGGCGCTTACTTCACATACTCGCGCACGAGCGAGACGATCTTGGTCACCGAGTCGAACGCTTCCGGAGTCGCCTTCTCGTCGGGAATCGAAATCTTGTACTTGTTCTCCAGGAACCGCTTGAGCGAGACCATCGAGAAGGAGTCGACGATGCCGCCGGAGATCAGCGGCGTGTGGACATCGAGCTCGTCGTCCTCGTCCTCGAGGTACTCGCGCCTGACGTAATCCAGAACAACTTTGGTCATCTCATCCATGGTAGTCTCCTGCTCCACACGAGCGTGCCGCTCGGTTAATCGTTTTCCAGCGTCGACACATCGCCGACCTCCTCGCCCCACTCCCTGGCGTGGAGGAGGCGGCGCATGATCTTGCCGCTCCGCGTCTTCGGCAGCCCCGGCACGTACTCGATCTCCTGAGGCATGGCCAGCGGCGACAGTTTCTTGCGGATGAAGTTCATGATCTCCAGTTCGAGGTCGGCGCCCGGCTGATGCCCCGGTTTCAGCGTCACGAACGCCTTCACCACTTCCATGTTGATCGGGTCGGGCTTGGACACCACCGCCGACTCGGCCACCGCGGGGTGTTCCAGAAGGGCCGATTCCACCTCGAACGGGCTGACCAGGTGGCCGCCGGTGTTGATGATGTCATCGTCGCGCCCCGTGAACCAGAAATAACCCTCGGCGTCGATCTTCGCCCGGTCGCCGGTCAGATACCACCCGTTCTTGAACTTGGCCCGGTAGGTCGGCTCGTTGTTCCAGTACGCGCGCATCATCGATGGCCAGCCCGGCTTGATGGCGATCAGGCCGATTGTGTTCGGCCGGTCGATCGGCTGGTGGTTGACGGGATCGACGACACAGGCGGCGATGCCCGGGAAAGCGCGGCCCATCGACCCCGGCTTGATCGGCATCCCCGGAAAATTCGTGATCATGATCGCCCCGGTTTCGGTCTGCCAGTAAGTGTCGTGGAACGGCAGGCCGAACACCCGCTGCGACCACACGACCGCCTCGGAGTTGAGCGGTTCGCCGACGCTGGCCAGGTGACGCAGACAGGTGAGGTCGAACTTTTTGATGATCTCGTCCCCGGCCTTCATGAGCGAGCGGATCGCCGTCGGCGCCGAGTACCACATCGTCACGCGGTATTTCTGGATGAACCGGTACCAGGCCTCGGCGGAGAATCCCTGGTCGAGCACGCACTGCGTCACGCCCAGCGCGAACGGGGCGATGATGCCGTAGGACGTGCCGGTCACCCAGCCCGGGTCGGCCGTGCACCAGTAGATGTCGTCGTCGTGAAGGTCGAGCGCCCACTTGGCCGTGAGGTACTGCCCGATCAGCGAGTAGTGGACGTGTTTGACCCCCTTCGGCTGCCCGGTCGTGCCGGAGGTGTAGTGCAGCACCGAGGGCGTCTCGGCCCGGGCGGGATAGATGGCGAGCTTTTCAACCGGCGGCGCGCCCTCCAGACTGAACGCTACTTCCTTCTCCTGGAGCGGCTTGCGGCCGTCGTAGTCGACGATGATGATGCGTTCGAGCTGCGGCAACTGATCGAGGATCTTCCGCACCTTCGGCGCATGCTTGCGTTGCGTGATGATCACCCGCGTCCCGGCGTCCTTGAGCCGCAGGAGGAGCGATTCCTCGCCGAACGCCGAAAAGAGCGGCTGGACGATGGCGCCGACCTTGAGAACGCCGAGGAACGACAGGTAGAGCTCGGGGATGCGGTCCATGAACAGGCAGACGCGGTCGCCGTCGATCACCCCCTGGTCGAGCAAGAACGCGCCGATCGTGTTCGACGCGAGGCGGATCTCGTTGTAGGTGAAGCGGCGCTCCCGGCCGGTCGCATCCTCCCAGAGCAGGGCCGGCTTGTCCCCCAGCCCCTTTTCGCAGATGCGGTCGGAGCAGTACCAGCCGATGTTGATCACCTCGCCCGGGCGGTACTCGAGTTCCTTCTCGGCGATGGACCAGTCGAAACCGCGCGCACGGGTGTCATACGATCCAAAGTGAGTCATGTCGAAGCAGTCCTCCTATATTTCCAGAATTACGATCGCCGATGCGACACGGGCGGGGCAGGCCAGGCTGAGGCGGGTGCGGCGGATTCCGCGCTGTGCGAGAACCGTCGCCGCCGAACCATGAACCCGCAGGGCCGGCCCGCCGGAAGCAGTCGCCACCTCGATCTCGTTCAGGCCGATGCCGGCGCCCAGCCCGAGACCAAGCGCTTTCAGGAAGGCCTCCTTGGCGGCGAACCGGGCGGCGAAATGCCGCGCGGCGTGCGGCCGCCCGCTGCAGTATGAAATCTCGTCCGCCGTATACACCTGTTCCCGGAGCCCCGCGTGACGCGACAGCTGTTGCGCGACGCGCTCTACATCGACAATATCAAGGCCGACTCCGAATATCACCGTGACACCAGGCGGAAATCCGTATGGCCGTGCCGCTTGGCCAGAACCTCGAGCATCCCGCGGGTCATCGCCCGCATGTCA
Proteins encoded in this region:
- a CDS encoding DUF2723 domain-containing protein: MPDHSRTDHHQIILGARRPPPSRLCWAAALGAFAAAMAVYGSTAYPTIAWWSSAELALAAHELGVMAPPGGVIPTLAGWVVLHVVPGEMGVFALNLFAGLLAAGVVAGAILLGCRLEWISHATASARGGAFAALAVMTAAGATGLALAFGETLWTYALHYSEYVVTPLFTVLIVAALVRWWEAAPKTGGYGWLAVATLLLGLDLSVHRTNALLLPALPFWVLLRHPRGLLSAGTWLAGIGGLAAGLAFHLVLIPMARAHPFLNLGDPQSLDRWWSYVSLEMRGGGFLVNLYPRNADFWSVQVSDWVTAFTRTFASADGPLGVVGFVPLGLGVYGLAVILRRSFRLGLGLTLLFAAASLGAIVYFNIPAGYFRSLHRHYLPSLVIFGGLAVAGAAALVRAALRLEGLPGRLVAALTAACILLAAGNGLWRNYGQLDASADQFAWEYASNLLAPLPPDAILLTQGDNDTFPLWYLQRVEGVRPDVTVLNVPLLNTPWYVEQVRRWDPRLPLEFSAAELAAYAPVVWRDSTVAAPAGGTAADYELPESASVPDTVRLLVRPTAGPHLLLAQDQAVLRIIQGNTGRRPLYAVSGLGQQALPWLGPYLRLEGLVQRFVPVEHPALDPTLLARNLFEAYSYEGFAHVPPTVEPAAGDYLQQLGSAYVILFGAYASGGDAAGMERVCAQVFTRLNLDRLLPGAPFLQALEEPCRGLRPPAADGQ
- a CDS encoding aminotransferase class I/II-fold pyridoxal phosphate-dependent enzyme, whose protein sequence is MPLTKFRTALEAELAALEGQGLSKAHEHVIVRVHRPGGRVGTRVFLEGHGDRPFLRMNANNYLGLSTHPRPIQAEEETVHSMGVGPGAVRFIAGTFQPHVELEEALARFHGREACMITSAAYTAVLGVLAALTTPETVIISDELNHNCIINAMKLARPKERKIYRHLDPADLERHLAASVGSADCALVVTDGVFSMRGDIAPLDVLQRIVERYDEKFPRGAVLLVDDSHGVGTLGAAGRGAEELTRGRGDILIATLGKAFGVNGGYIASEASVVAYLREKNPLYIFTNPITPPEAAAALQALAVVDSAEGRRLIAHLHFLTQRFEQGLVDLGFETISSPHPVVPLIVRDTERTRELVRYLYEHNILATGLNYPVVPRGEELIRFQVAADLTVEDIDLVLDVLRAYRGWRSGTADTRRAG
- a CDS encoding glycine C-acetyltransferase gives rise to the protein MGFSDRVRATYQQQIRELQEAGLFKQERFIHSMQSPDIEVEFPSGAPLKKVINMCANNYLGLSSHPSVVQAAHEGLDTRGYGMSSVRFICGTQDIHRELEDRLSAFLGTEATILFPSCMDANAGVFEAILGKDDVMISDRLVHASIIDGIRLCSAVQDTFKHSNMEHLEEKLQLHADKRCKVIITDGVFSMDGDTAKLDEMVALAEKYDAMVFVDDSHSTGFIGKTGRGTHEKCGVFGRIDIITTTFGKALGGASGGCVSGRRELVEMCRQRARPYLFSNTIAPVVVAGVLKVLEILSASTERRDKLEANTAYWRKGLSEAGFVLKEGDTPIVPVMLFNAKLSQDFSRDLFQEGIYAIGFFFPVVPQGQARIRTQISAAHERHHLDKALDAFTKVGKKYNILGKTKQEIIEMFGQ
- a CDS encoding acyl carrier protein, encoding MDEMTKVVLDYVRREYLEDEDDELDVHTPLISGGIVDSFSMVSLKRFLENKYKISIPDEKATPEAFDSVTKIVSLVREYVK
- the acsA gene encoding acetate--CoA ligase; this encodes MTHFGSYDTRARGFDWSIAEKELEYRPGEVINIGWYCSDRICEKGLGDKPALLWEDATGRERRFTYNEIRLASNTIGAFLLDQGVIDGDRVCLFMDRIPELYLSFLGVLKVGAIVQPLFSAFGEESLLLRLKDAGTRVIITQRKHAPKVRKILDQLPQLERIIIVDYDGRKPLQEKEVAFSLEGAPPVEKLAIYPARAETPSVLHYTSGTTGQPKGVKHVHYSLIGQYLTAKWALDLHDDDIYWCTADPGWVTGTSYGIIAPFALGVTQCVLDQGFSAEAWYRFIQKYRVTMWYSAPTAIRSLMKAGDEIIKKFDLTCLRHLASVGEPLNSEAVVWSQRVFGLPFHDTYWQTETGAIMITNFPGMPIKPGSMGRAFPGIAACVVDPVNHQPIDRPNTIGLIAIKPGWPSMMRAYWNNEPTYRAKFKNGWYLTGDRAKIDAEGYFWFTGRDDDIINTGGHLVSPFEVESALLEHPAVAESAVVSKPDPINMEVVKAFVTLKPGHQPGADLELEIMNFIRKKLSPLAMPQEIEYVPGLPKTRSGKIMRRLLHAREWGEEVGDVSTLEND
- the acpS gene encoding holo-ACP synthase, which gives rise to MIFGVGLDIVDVERVAQQLSRHAGLREQVYTADEISYCSGRPHAARHFAARFAAKEAFLKALGLGLGAGIGLNEIEVATASGGPALRVHGSAATVLAQRGIRRTRLSLACPARVASAIVILEI